TTAAAAGATTTCAGCGCGAGGCTATTTATTTCTGCAACTTCTTTACGGTATAAATCACTCATCCCAGTTTCCCTCAGCGAAAACACCAACACATGATCAATTCTGCCGCCAGCAAAGTTATCGCCTGCCTGTTTATTTTCACCCTGGCCGGTTGTTCTTCTAAGTCTTCGCATGTGCCTGCTGAAGAGAGCGTTGATACCTCGGCAGAGGGCGGCAAGCAGCCCGATTTAATTCCGGTGATTGCCGCACTGCACGATCAGATGCATTCGTGGGAAGGGACCAAATATCAGTGGGGCGGCACGCAATTAACCGGTGTTGATTGCTCCGGATTTGTCTGGCGCACGCTAAAAGATCGCTTCAATATTCCAATGGATCGCGTCACCACCAAAGAGTTAATTGCCATGGGCAAGCCGGTGGATCAAGCGCATTTACAGCCCGGCGATTTAGTCTTCTTCCGTATTAAACGCGAGCTGCACGTCGGCTTTTATGACACCGATCATCAGTTCCTGCATGCGTCAGTAAGCCAAGGTGTTATGCGCTCATCGTTAAATAATCCGTACTGGAAATCGGTTTATTTAGAGGCACGACGCTTGCCGAAAGAACAGAACTCTCAGATTAGTTTCAATTATAAAAACAAAGTCTGAATCGAGGTGCGCATTAATGCGCACCTCCGGGAATTGGGGCGCCATTTATGGCGTAATGCCGATCAGTTAAGCGCTGAGCGACTTTCGTTCGCCATCGGCTGAGGCAGTTTCAGTCATGCCGTGCGGCGACCGAGCAGAGGACGCCTGGCCGCGCCCTCTGCACTCCCGGGCCCTGCGCCAGCCCATCCCGCCGCTTCGCGGTGCCTTCGCTCCCTCGCAATTCCTGACGGACCGGCGGCG
The nucleotide sequence above comes from Pantoea nemavictus. Encoded proteins:
- a CDS encoding C40 family peptidase, with translation MINSAASKVIACLFIFTLAGCSSKSSHVPAEESVDTSAEGGKQPDLIPVIAALHDQMHSWEGTKYQWGGTQLTGVDCSGFVWRTLKDRFNIPMDRVTTKELIAMGKPVDQAHLQPGDLVFFRIKRELHVGFYDTDHQFLHASVSQGVMRSSLNNPYWKSVYLEARRLPKEQNSQISFNYKNKV